Proteins encoded together in one Actinomycetota bacterium window:
- a CDS encoding VOC family protein, with protein sequence MQVLQSRVLLRPSDLDRSIEFYEHQLGLVRYRDWGQPPNRGVVYFLGGGYLELTEGGGGPPPGPCVRLWLQVADARSACDELAARGVTIDAEPERKPWGLIESLVHDPDGLPIVVVETPVTHPLRRRQ encoded by the coding sequence GTGCAGGTACTGCAGTCGCGGGTGTTGTTGCGCCCGTCCGATCTGGACCGCTCGATCGAGTTCTACGAACACCAGCTCGGACTGGTGCGTTACCGCGACTGGGGACAGCCACCCAACCGCGGGGTGGTGTACTTCCTCGGCGGTGGCTACCTCGAGCTGACCGAAGGAGGCGGCGGTCCACCGCCGGGGCCGTGCGTGCGGTTGTGGCTGCAGGTCGCCGACGCCCGGTCGGCGTGCGACGAGCTGGCGGCCCGTGGCGTGACGATCGACGCCGAACCCGAGCGCAAGCCGTGGGGCCTGATCGAGAGCCTCGTGCACGACCCCGACGGGCTCCCGATCGTGGTGGTCGAGACTCCCGTCACCCACCCACTGCGGCGACGTCAGTGA
- a CDS encoding sulfurtransferase, with the protein MPANPDALVTTEWAAEHLDDAGVVFAEVDEDTTLYATGHIPGAVAFHWKDDFQHPVRRTFLDREGFSKLLSDKGIGNDDHVVLYGGNNNWFAAYAYWYFKLYGHEKLSLLDGGRKKWEQEDRPLTQDDTSRETTQYEAKEPDLSIRALRAQVLDEFVGAPAGKGLVDVRSPEEFRGEKLAPDNLPQEWPQVAGHIPGATNIPWSKAVNQETGEFLGDDQLRELYEGQGVSPDKQIVAYCRIGERSAHSWFVLHELLGYDDVRNYDGSWTEYGSLVDVPVERG; encoded by the coding sequence GTGCCAGCCAACCCCGATGCGCTCGTCACCACCGAGTGGGCCGCGGAGCATCTCGACGATGCGGGGGTGGTCTTCGCCGAAGTGGACGAGGACACGACCCTCTACGCCACCGGCCACATCCCCGGGGCGGTCGCCTTCCACTGGAAGGACGACTTCCAGCACCCGGTACGTCGCACGTTCCTGGACCGGGAGGGCTTCTCCAAGCTGCTGTCGGACAAGGGCATCGGCAACGACGACCACGTCGTGCTGTACGGCGGGAACAACAACTGGTTCGCGGCGTACGCCTACTGGTACTTCAAGCTCTACGGTCACGAGAAGCTGAGCCTGCTGGACGGCGGCCGCAAGAAGTGGGAGCAGGAGGATCGCCCCCTGACCCAAGATGACACCAGCCGCGAGACGACGCAGTACGAGGCCAAGGAGCCCGACCTGTCGATCCGGGCGTTGCGCGCCCAGGTCCTGGACGAGTTCGTCGGCGCCCCCGCCGGGAAGGGTCTGGTGGACGTTCGCTCGCCGGAGGAGTTCCGCGGGGAGAAGCTCGCGCCCGACAACCTCCCGCAGGAGTGGCCCCAGGTCGCCGGCCACATCCCCGGCGCCACGAACATCCCGTGGAGCAAGGCCGTCAACCAGGAGACCGGGGAGTTCCTAGGCGACGACCAGCTCCGGGAGCTGTACGAGGGCCAAGGCGTCAGCCCCGACAAGCAGATCGTGGCGTACTGCCGGATCGGTGAGCGGAGCGCTCACAGCTGGTTCGTCCTGCACGAACTGCTCGGGTACGACGACGTGCGCAACTACGACGGCTCGTGGACCGAGTACGGGTCCCTGGTGGACGTGCCGGTCGAGCGCGGCTAA
- a CDS encoding Rho termination factor N-terminal domain-containing protein — MASAPILTYVWSEDPYPLATDRTIVMAGKPQQTIERLIDTAVGTARRVVDLVTPGEETVERVRNKIPAPARSPSQAARGARQAATQTAGTARDAASRTAGAAKDAAARTAGTVRDGAQRTVATARDATRRTATTARGAAREAAVTARDTSQETAETATSEARRTAEEASRAVGPDYEEWTRAELYERAQELDIEGRSQMNKDELVKALYDAS, encoded by the coding sequence GTGGCGAGTGCTCCCATCCTGACGTACGTGTGGAGTGAGGACCCTTACCCGTTAGCAACCGACAGGACCATCGTCATGGCCGGGAAGCCACAACAGACGATCGAACGACTCATCGACACGGCGGTCGGCACCGCCAGGCGTGTGGTGGATCTCGTCACTCCCGGCGAGGAGACCGTTGAGCGCGTCCGGAACAAGATCCCTGCCCCGGCCAGGTCGCCATCGCAAGCCGCGCGTGGTGCCCGCCAGGCCGCGACGCAGACGGCCGGCACCGCCCGGGACGCGGCCAGCCGGACAGCCGGCGCTGCCAAGGATGCGGCGGCACGCACCGCGGGGACCGTGCGCGACGGGGCCCAGCGCACCGTCGCGACCGCCCGTGATGCGACGCGACGGACGGCCACGACCGCACGGGGCGCAGCCCGCGAAGCCGCCGTCACGGCCCGCGACACCAGCCAGGAGACCGCCGAGACCGCGACGAGCGAGGCGCGGCGCACCGCAGAGGAAGCCAGCCGTGCGGTCGGACCCGACTACGAGGAGTGGACCAGGGCCGAGCTGTACGAGCGGGCCCAGGAGCTCGACATCGAGGGCCGCTCGCAGATGAACAAGGACGAGCTCGTCAAGGCGCTCTACGACGCCTCGTGA